GATACTGCCATAGCAGCTCCTGTATTACCTGCAGAAACAAAAGCTTGAGCTTTGCCTTCTCTTACAAGTTTTGCAGCAATATACATAGAAGATTTTCTTTTTTTTCTAACTGCATTAGAAGGTGGCTCATGCATTTCTATAACTTCTTCAGCATGAACAATTTCTATTGGTAGATTTTTACCACCTTCTTTTTCAAGTAAAGGCTTTAAGACTTCTTTATTACCTACAAGATAAACACTAATATTTGTTTCTTTAGCAAATAAAATAGCCCCTTTTACATTACTTTCAGGGGCGTAATCACCGCCCATGGCATCAAGAGCAATATACATTAAATAACCTCAACAACCTCTTTATCCTTATAATATCCACAATGAGGGCAAACTCTATGTGGTTTTTTAGGCTGTCCACATTCAGGACAAAGAGATATACCAGGAATATTTAACTTTTTATACCATTGAGCCTTTCTCATAGCAGTTTTAGCTTTAGATTTTTTTCTCTTAGGTGCTGCCATTTATATATATCCTCCTTTATAATTAAATTGGAAATTCAAAGTAAATATTATATCAGAATTTAAGCTTATCTATTTGATTTTATATACAACTAAATTTGGAAAGTTATCATAAACAAGTTGAAAATTTTTAAACTTATTAGCTTTTACAAACATTTTATCTATCATTGTATTTATAAAAATATCAGACACTAATAATTCATAATATTTGTTATCTTTTGTTTTAATAATTTCTAAAACTAAATTTTTATCATTTATTAAATTTGTTTGGTTTTTATTTGATAGTTCATATAAAAAATTAACTTTTTTATGGATTCTTTTTTCTCTATCTACGAAAATTACTTGAGATATATTTTGATTTTTTACTAAAAAAGTATTATTTTCTAAATTATATGAAAAAGTTGGACATTTTATTAGATTATCTTTTTCCATACATTTATAAAAAGATTTCACCAAAGGAAGTTGAAACTTTTGTATTTTTGTACCTGCAAAACCTATCATTGGTATAAAATCTGAGTGTAAATCTCTGCCATAAATAAATATATAAACATCTTTTTTTGGTTTTTCTTTATAATTATCTACTAAATTTAGATATTCATCTATTTTTATATTTATTAAATTATTCTTTTTAATTAAATTTTTTGTTCCTTTATTTGTCAAATAAGATATTAGTTTATATGTTCTTTTAGGATTAGTAGTATACATAGAGTTTGCAAAACTATA
The Hydrogenothermus marinus DNA segment above includes these coding regions:
- the rpmF gene encoding 50S ribosomal protein L32, coding for MAAPKRKKSKAKTAMRKAQWYKKLNIPGISLCPECGQPKKPHRVCPHCGYYKDKEVVEVI